The following is a genomic window from SAR324 cluster bacterium.
TTCCCGATTTTCCAGTTCTTGAGCCCTTTTCTTAAGAAATTTCTTAACACGAACTTCACTACTTGCTAAGATCGCGACTTTTTTTCCAGGTAAAATTTGATCGTTGGAATTGCCAAACAATGATTGATGAGATGGATGTTTAACTTTCAATAAGTTCAAAAGGGCTTGCTGGCGAGAATATTCAACCATGTTTTGACTCGGTGAAAACAAATCCACAACCAGATCAGGCGAGGAAAAGAGGAGATTTTCAAGAAGTGCTGAGATCGCTGAAATGTGGTTTGTGGTAACGATTGGCAACTTAGTCTCTCTTTCAAATCGATCCAGGAAAATTGCTGGGAAGGATCTTTGTTGGAGATCATCGATCAATTGGCCACGTTTTTTGAAAGAGTTAAAGTTGTGCGAACCAACAACTAGAGCCCCATCTGTAATTCCAAAATGAAGTCTGCGGAGGAGGTGTTCATACCGATCCTCGTCGTTATGATAGAGGATGACGGATAAATCAAATCCGGCCTGTGCTAGTTCATGACTGCAATGGGTGGCCAGTTGAGCAGTTAGGGGGTTAAAGAGATCGGCAATCAAAAACCAAATGGTATTGGTCTTACCTCCTTTGAGTGATTGCGCCGCCCAATTGGGGGTGTAGCCCATGCGACTTGCCGTATCATGAATTTTTTTTCGGGTGTCGGCTTTAACTCTAGGATCATCTTTAAGAGCCCGAGACACGGTTGAGACATTGACACTACACACTTCGGCGATTTCTTTAAGTCTGATCATTGAAAAAATTAGCTTTTTACATTTTAAGAGCGTTTTGAGTTGAAATAGGAACATCTCAGAAAAGCGGAGGCTTTTACAAGTCGAACAAAATTATTATTGCTGAAAAGACAATCTCTGATCCACTTCTTTCTGAAAAGAGGAAAAACATGACGCCCAAAGACTACACCTTTTATCCCTCTAAGACAGATGCACCAGAATTTCTAACTCAAGATCAGATAGAGCACTTCAACCAATTTGGTTTCATTAGTCCCCTGCCAGGATTCTCGGCTGAAGAAATTGGGAAACAGCGAAAATATTTTGATCAATTGCTTCAACAGCTTGCTGAGTCTCCTGACAAGGGAGATACTCATTTTGGCGGTGCTGATAAAAAAGATTCAGTGCAGTATTCTCTGAATTGTTATCACACTAAATTGCGTGGGATCTGGGAGACGATGTATGAAGACACACTTTTGAGGGGAGTTCGGGATTTGATAGGGGATGATGTAGTGGCTTGGGCAACGCACTATTTCTGCAAATTACCCGGAGATGGTAAGGCCGTTTCTTTTCATCAAGATGCCTCCTACTGGGAGCTTACTCCTGCTAAGACCGTGACGGTATGGCTAGCCTTGGATGACACGGATGAAGAAAACGGAGCAATGCAGTTCCTCCCAGGAAGTCACAGAGTTGGTCATATTCCTTGGAAAGAAAGCTCAGCGGAATCTGTGTTAAATCAGCAAATTGAAGATATTTCGGTGTTTGAAAAACCATTTTCAAATAACCTCAAAGCTGGGGAGTTTTCCCTTCATTCCTCACTGCTGGTGCATGGCTCGCCCAAAAATCAGTCACCACGACGCAGGTGTGGACTGACGATTCGCTATGCTCCACAAGAGGTAGTTCCACTGAGTTCCAACTACTCCAAAATGTCTTATTTCGTTTCCGGCAACATAACTGCACCTCACTGGCAGGACAATTCACCACCTGCTGAATATTTCTTGTGAAATTATCTTATTTTCAACGCATGCAGAAAATCTGATGTCTCCACGTATCAGTATGATCACTTTAGGAGTCCGAGACCTCGAAGTAGCCACCAACTTTTATGAGCAAGGCTTGGGATTTCCGAGAAAAAAGTCCTCTCCAGATATCGCCTTTTTCACTTTGAATGGGACTTGGCTAGCTCTCTACAACCGGGATGCTCTCGCGAGAGATGCCAGAGTTGATTCATCTGGAAATGGTTTTGGAGGATTTACCTTATCTCATAATGTTTCGACTAGGAAAGAGGTGGATCAGATCTTTTCTGATGCTGTGGCTGCAGGAGCTTCTCCTATGAAGAAGCCGCAACCAGCATCTTGGGGAGGATATAGCGGTTACTTTGAGGATTTAGATAGATATCTGTGGGAAGTAGCTTTCAACCCATTCACTTGGATTGGACCTGAGGATGAAAAAGCACAAATTATTGAATCCAAGTAGTAGCTTCACGAAAATTCGACCGGTACCGATTGACTCTGAGAAACTTATCCAAGCTCACAGATACCGTAATCAGATTCTGTGAAACAGATCGTACTGATAAATTTTTGA
Proteins encoded in this region:
- a CDS encoding phytanoyl-CoA dioxygenase family protein, which translates into the protein MTPKDYTFYPSKTDAPEFLTQDQIEHFNQFGFISPLPGFSAEEIGKQRKYFDQLLQQLAESPDKGDTHFGGADKKDSVQYSLNCYHTKLRGIWETMYEDTLLRGVRDLIGDDVVAWATHYFCKLPGDGKAVSFHQDASYWELTPAKTVTVWLALDDTDEENGAMQFLPGSHRVGHIPWKESSAESVLNQQIEDISVFEKPFSNNLKAGEFSLHSSLLVHGSPKNQSPRRRCGLTIRYAPQEVVPLSSNYSKMSYFVSGNITAPHWQDNSPPAEYFL
- a CDS encoding VOC family protein; this encodes MSPRISMITLGVRDLEVATNFYEQGLGFPRKKSSPDIAFFTLNGTWLALYNRDALARDARVDSSGNGFGGFTLSHNVSTRKEVDQIFSDAVAAGASPMKKPQPASWGGYSGYFEDLDRYLWEVAFNPFTWIGPEDEKAQIIESK
- a CDS encoding LacI family DNA-binding transcriptional regulator, whose translation is MIRLKEIAEVCSVNVSTVSRALKDDPRVKADTRKKIHDTASRMGYTPNWAAQSLKGGKTNTIWFLIADLFNPLTAQLATHCSHELAQAGFDLSVILYHNDEDRYEHLLRRLHFGITDGALVVGSHNFNSFKKRGQLIDDLQQRSFPAIFLDRFERETKLPIVTTNHISAISALLENLLFSSPDLVVDLFSPSQNMVEYSRQQALLNLLKVKHPSHQSLFGNSNDQILPGKKVAILASSEVRVKKFLKKRAQELENRELLIGVFDQWLGNTTPFLEVFICQQDFNQMAHQACSLLISKIQNPSFKIPINTRVPYKSLLKLF